Proteins from a genomic interval of Toxotes jaculatrix isolate fToxJac2 chromosome 5, fToxJac2.pri, whole genome shotgun sequence:
- the LOC121181747 gene encoding GRAM domain-containing protein 2A, translating into MMMSENLDQSEDVGVLPPHELEPHREEDGHCPLPFRLQLIDDLSYEDVKKCYRGSTVSKYNSQYHKLFQAVPKEEILMKVYSCALLRDILLQGRLYISRNWLCFYANLFGKDIKVCIPVVSVRLVKKHKTAGLVPNGLAITMDTGQKYVFVSLLSRDSVYDVLRRICTHLQVNGKSLSLKQYLEEPSSLSLDEYPEVLKWRRKPSLPAVSSSLPDLLGNSAPSLAADTPFSTHTLTDSSLETEKILLTEPVPELGHVEYQLLKLFILLVFLLVLSSCYLAFRVCRLEQQLSFLSSQPTLRERCGEVPCWLANQRTGT; encoded by the exons ATGATGATGTCGGAGAACTTGGACCAGAGCGAAGACGTCGGCGTCCTGCCCCCCCATGAGTTGGAGCCCCACAGGGAGGAGGATGGACACTGCCCCCTTCCCTTCAG gctgcagctgaTCGACGACTTGTCCTATGAAGACGTGAAGAAGTGTTACAGAGGATCA aCCGTCAGCAAGTACAACTCTCAGTACCACAAACTGTTCCAGGCGGTTCCCAAAGAGGAGATCCTGATGAAAG tgtaTTCTTGTGCGTTGCTGAGAGACATCCTGCTGCAGGGGCGACTCTACATCTCCAGAAACTGGCTGTGTTTCTATGCAAACCTGTTTGGTAAAGACATCAAG GTCTGTATCCCCGTGGTGTCAGTTCGGCTGGTGAAGAAGCACAAGACTGCTGGTCTGGTGCCGAACGGTCTGGCCATCACCATGGACACTGGACAGAAG tatgtgtttgtgtccctgCTGTCCAGAGACAGTGTCTACGACGTCCTCAGGAGGATCTGCACTCACCTGCAG GTGAACGGgaagagtctgagtctgaaGCAGTACCTGGAGGAGCCCAGCTCTCTGTCCTTG GACGAGTATCCAGAGGTGctgaagtggaggaggaaacCGTCGCTCCCCGCCGTCTCCTCGTCCCTCCCTGACCTGCTGGGAAACTCCGCCCCCAGTCTCGCCGCCGACACACCGTTCAGCACGCACACGCTCACCG ACAGCAGTCTGGAGACTGAGAAGATCCTGCTCACAGAACCAGTACCTGAACTGGGTCACGTGGAGTACCAGCTGCTGAAGCTCTTCATCCTGCT cgtCTTCCTGCTGGTCCTGTCGTCCTGCTATCTGGCTTTCAGAGTCTGTCGactggagcagcagctcagcttcCTGAGCAGCCAGCCAACACTGAGagagag GTGTGGAGAGGTGCCTTGTTGGCTGGCCAATCAGAGAACAGGAACCTGA